The Cloacibacterium sp. TD35 region TGCACGGTTATAAGAACCGAAACTTGAGTTCATCCCAACAGGTTTCATAATTCTTTCTTCGATGAATTCTGCCCAGGTTTTTCCAGAAATTTTATGAATAATTTCTCCCGCTACAATAAACATAATATTGTTGTAATCCATTGTATTTCTGAAAGAATGCGCTGGTTTTAAGTAGCGAACATTATGAATTAATTGTTCTGAAGAAATATTACCACCTTCAGGAAAAAACATTAAATCTCCTTGTCCGAGACCAAGTCCAGCTCTATGTGTCACCAAATCTTTGATGGTGATTTCTCGGGTTACATAATCGTCATACATTTTGAAATCTGGTAAAAATTTGGTCACTTTATCATCCCAATTGAGTTTTCCTTCGTCTGCTAAAATTGCTAAAGCAGTGCAAGTAAAACCTTTAGAATTAGAAGCAATTCCCACCAAAGTTTCTGGCGTCATGGGTAATTTATTGTTAAGAGAACGTACTCCGAAGCCTTTAGAATAGATGACTTTTCCGTCTTTTAACACGCCAACAGACATTCCGGGAACATCAAAAGTAGTGATGGTTTTTTGGATGAGTTCGTCTAGTTTCTGCTCTGAAATTTGGCTAAAAAAGAATAATGAGCAAAGAATAAAGAACAAAGAAAATGATTTTTTCATGCTGATTTTTTTGAATTTCTGTAAAGATATATAATTTTAAAGCAATAAAAAAGACACTCAATCGAGTGCCTTTTCTTTATTATTTCATTGCTTTTTCGTAGTAATCAGAAGCCACGTTCCAATCGATTACATTAAAGAAAGCTTCTATATAATCTGCTCTTTTGTTTTGATATTTCAAATAATAAGCGTGTTCCCAAACGTCCATTGCCAAAACTGGAGTTCCAGAAATAGACATTCCCGGCATCAAAGGATTATCCTGATTTGCGGTACTTCCTACTTTCAATTTTCCTGAAGCATCGGTAACTAACCAAGCCCAACCAGAACCAAATTGTTTCGCTCCTGCATCAGAAAACTGCTTTTTAAAATTTTCAAAACTTCCAAAATCTCTATTGATGGCGTCCGCTAATTTCCCAGTTGGTTTTCCTGTTGAATTCGGAGTCATCAAATCAAAATACAAATTGTGATTGTAGTAACCTCCCGCATTATTTCTTAATGTAGCATTGCTGGTATCAAGAGTTTTCAACACTTCTTCTATCGTCATATTTGCTTGTGGTTTTCCTTCCACCGCTTTATTTAAGTTGTTCAAATATCCTACATAATGCTTAGAAAAGTGAATGTACATAGTCTTCGCATCTACATATTTTGAAAAAGCATCATAATTATGTTTCAGTGTTTTTATTTTGAAAGCACCTGCATTTGCAGTAACATCAGAAGGTTTACCATAATCTGTAGATTCTACATTTACTGTTGGTTGCGCTGTATTTCCCACTACCGCTACACAAGAGGTAACCGCAGAAAAAGCGATGGCTACAAAAGCCCATTGAACTAATTTTTTCATATATAATAGATTTAATTTTAAAAAAA contains the following coding sequences:
- a CDS encoding superoxide dismutase codes for the protein MKKLVQWAFVAIAFSAVTSCVAVVGNTAQPTVNVESTDYGKPSDVTANAGAFKIKTLKHNYDAFSKYVDAKTMYIHFSKHYVGYLNNLNKAVEGKPQANMTIEEVLKTLDTSNATLRNNAGGYYNHNLYFDLMTPNSTGKPTGKLADAINRDFGSFENFKKQFSDAGAKQFGSGWAWLVTDASGKLKVGSTANQDNPLMPGMSISGTPVLAMDVWEHAYYLKYQNKRADYIEAFFNVIDWNVASDYYEKAMK